A genomic window from Flavobacterium hankyongi includes:
- the kduI gene encoding 5-dehydro-4-deoxy-D-glucuronate isomerase, giving the protein MINYSLRYSAHPEDVKSYDTEKLRAHFLIETLFTTDEINIVYSMYDRYIVGGIMPVKSTIKLDTIPYLKSEYFLERRELGVINVGEKGIVSVDGEIFELEKKEALYIGKGAKEILFSSTQKKPALFYINSAPAHSHFPNKKITKENAEIVHLGEEKFANKRIINKLIVNSVVTTCQLQMGLTELLPGNVWNTMPAHTHSRRMEAYFYFDLEEGQTIAHFMGEPQQTRHIFMQNHQAVLSPEWSIHSGSATSSYSFIWGMAGENLDYGDMDICAPNELK; this is encoded by the coding sequence ATGATCAACTATTCATTAAGATATTCTGCTCATCCTGAAGATGTTAAATCTTATGATACAGAAAAACTCAGAGCTCACTTTTTAATCGAAACACTATTTACAACTGATGAAATCAACATAGTGTATTCAATGTATGATAGATATATTGTTGGGGGAATCATGCCAGTAAAATCCACTATTAAACTAGATACAATTCCATACCTCAAATCAGAATATTTTTTAGAAAGACGCGAGCTTGGTGTTATCAATGTAGGTGAAAAGGGAATTGTTTCTGTAGATGGAGAAATTTTCGAACTAGAAAAAAAAGAAGCACTCTATATAGGCAAAGGGGCTAAAGAAATACTTTTTTCAAGTACACAAAAAAAACCCGCTTTGTTTTATATCAATTCAGCACCCGCACACAGCCACTTTCCAAATAAAAAAATCACGAAAGAAAATGCTGAAATAGTTCATTTGGGTGAAGAAAAGTTTGCGAACAAAAGAATTATAAACAAACTCATTGTGAATAGTGTCGTAACTACTTGTCAATTACAAATGGGGTTAACTGAACTTTTACCAGGAAATGTTTGGAACACAATGCCAGCACACACGCATAGTCGACGCATGGAAGCTTATTTTTATTTTGATTTAGAAGAAGGGCAAACCATAGCACATTTTATGGGTGAACCTCAACAAACAAGACATATTTTCATGCAAAACCACCAAGCAGTATTATCTCCTGAATGGTCAATACATTCGGGTTCGGCTACTTCAAGCTACTCATTCATTTGGGGAATGGCTGGTGAAAACCTTGACTATGGAGATATGGATATCTGTGCACCTAATGAATTAAAATAA
- a CDS encoding gluconate 5-dehydrogenase: protein MKLFDLSNKNALITGGTHGLGMAIAEGLAQAGANLVITGTTPSKMEEAISYYLSKGYSAKGYLFDVTNEIEAAKQVEIISKEIGQIDILVNNAGIIKRELATTMPVADFRKVIDVDLVGPFIMAQLVGRQMIERKEGKIINICSMMSELGRNSVSAYAAAKGGLKMLTKNLATEWAKHNIQVNGIGPGYFATSQTAPIRVDNHPFNDFIINRTPAARWGNPEDLAGTAVFLASKASDFVNGQIIYVDGGILATIGKPYNEE from the coding sequence ATGAAACTATTTGACTTATCTAATAAAAATGCATTAATCACTGGTGGTACTCATGGACTAGGAATGGCTATTGCCGAAGGTTTAGCACAAGCAGGGGCAAATTTAGTGATCACAGGGACAACACCCTCTAAAATGGAGGAAGCTATCTCGTATTATCTATCTAAAGGATATAGTGCCAAAGGATATTTATTTGATGTTACGAATGAAATTGAAGCGGCAAAACAAGTAGAAATTATATCGAAAGAAATAGGTCAAATAGACATTCTGGTTAATAATGCAGGAATTATAAAAAGGGAATTAGCTACTACAATGCCAGTTGCTGATTTCAGAAAAGTGATAGATGTTGACCTAGTGGGTCCATTCATAATGGCACAACTTGTAGGAAGACAAATGATTGAACGCAAAGAAGGTAAAATCATTAATATTTGCTCAATGATGAGTGAACTGGGAAGAAATAGTGTGTCTGCTTATGCTGCTGCTAAGGGAGGTTTAAAAATGCTGACCAAAAATTTAGCCACCGAATGGGCTAAACATAACATACAAGTCAACGGAATAGGACCGGGATATTTCGCAACCTCACAAACGGCTCCTATTCGTGTTGACAATCACCCTTTCAACGACTTCATAATTAACAGAACTCCAGCAGCAAGATGGGGAAATCCCGAAGATTTAGCTGGTACTGCTGTTTTTTTGGCTTCAAAAGCTAGTGATTTTGTTAATGGGCAAATTATATATGTAGATGGAGGAATTTTAGCCACAATAGGTAAACCTTATAATGAAGAGTAA
- a CDS encoding Lrp/AsnC ligand binding domain-containing protein: MKINQLQIEIDGIDKVILRDLMEDARKPILQIASKIGISGAAIHQRLRKLEEAKVISGSKFTVNNKVLGYSTMAFVGIYLDKAARNPEAVKELRKIPEVLECHYTTGNWSILIKIICRDNEHLMHLLNTKIQAIEGVSRTETFISLDQQIERQIQL, from the coding sequence ATGAAAATTAATCAGTTACAAATTGAAATTGACGGAATAGATAAAGTAATTCTGAGAGATTTAATGGAAGATGCACGAAAACCAATTCTTCAAATTGCTAGTAAAATAGGAATTTCAGGTGCTGCAATTCATCAACGGCTTAGAAAGTTAGAAGAAGCTAAAGTAATTTCAGGATCAAAATTTACTGTAAACAACAAAGTATTAGGCTACAGCACTATGGCTTTCGTTGGAATATATTTGGATAAAGCAGCTCGAAATCCTGAAGCAGTAAAAGAATTGCGTAAAATACCCGAAGTCTTAGAGTGCCATTATACCACAGGAAACTGGAGTATCCTCATCAAAATCATTTGTCGTGATAACGAACATTTAATGCATTTATTGAACACTAAAATTCAAGCAATAGAAGGAGTTTCAAGAACAGAAACTTTTATCTCTCTTGATCAACAAATAGAAAGACAAATACAATTATAA
- the uxaC gene encoding glucuronate isomerase gives MKNNFIHDNFLLENKYAEELYHNYSKNQPIIDYHNHLSPKLIAENTIFENITQGWINGDHYKWRAMRTLGVNETFITGQAADKDKFLQWGKTVPYTMRNPLYHWTHLELARYFDIYDLLNENSAEKIYNQASEKINSASFSTQNLLRKVNAEVVCTTEDPIDSLEYHQQLSKSNFEIKVRTAFRPDKAILIENEDYIAYLDKLAYTSGIAINSFTNLCEALKNRIEYFHQNGCKLSDHGLDQIHFEKYTENEVNQILQKKKNNQFISNEEGRKFQSAVLVFLCETYHEYGWIQQFHLGALRNNNSRMHKLLGPDTGWDSISDYPQAKNLSNFLNALDSKDKLTKTILYNLNPADNEVMATMIGNFNDGSVKGKVQFGSGWWFLDQKDGMIKQMNALSNMGLISCFIGMLTDSRSFLSFPRHDYFRRILCNLFGDEIERGELPNDMDWIGKIVADISYNNAKEYFNF, from the coding sequence ATGAAAAATAATTTTATACACGATAATTTCCTTTTAGAAAACAAATATGCTGAAGAATTGTATCATAACTACTCTAAAAATCAGCCTATAATAGATTACCATAATCATTTATCACCTAAACTAATAGCCGAAAACACAATATTTGAAAACATCACTCAAGGTTGGATTAACGGTGACCACTATAAATGGAGAGCAATGCGCACTCTAGGAGTAAATGAAACTTTTATTACTGGGCAAGCGGCAGATAAAGATAAATTCCTACAGTGGGGTAAAACAGTACCTTACACCATGCGTAACCCTCTGTATCATTGGACTCATTTAGAATTAGCTAGATACTTTGATATTTATGATTTATTAAATGAAAATTCAGCCGAAAAAATATACAATCAAGCTTCTGAAAAAATAAACTCTGCTTCATTTAGTACACAAAATTTACTTCGCAAAGTAAATGCTGAGGTCGTTTGTACTACAGAAGACCCTATTGATTCATTAGAATATCACCAACAATTATCTAAGAGTAATTTCGAAATTAAAGTAAGAACGGCATTTCGTCCTGATAAAGCAATCTTAATAGAAAATGAAGACTATATCGCCTACCTTGATAAACTTGCTTATACATCAGGCATAGCAATAAATAGTTTTACTAACTTATGTGAAGCACTTAAAAACAGAATTGAATATTTTCATCAAAATGGTTGTAAACTCTCTGACCATGGTTTGGATCAAATTCATTTTGAAAAATATACAGAAAATGAGGTAAACCAAATTCTACAAAAGAAAAAAAACAATCAATTTATTAGCAATGAAGAAGGCCGAAAGTTTCAAAGCGCTGTATTAGTTTTCCTTTGTGAAACCTATCATGAATATGGATGGATTCAGCAATTTCATTTAGGAGCGTTACGAAATAACAATTCTAGAATGCACAAACTTTTAGGTCCTGATACAGGTTGGGACTCTATTAGTGACTATCCTCAAGCTAAAAACTTATCCAACTTTTTAAACGCTTTAGACAGTAAAGACAAACTAACAAAAACCATTCTTTATAACCTCAACCCAGCAGATAATGAAGTTATGGCTACAATGATTGGTAATTTTAATGATGGAAGTGTTAAAGGCAAAGTCCAATTTGGTTCAGGATGGTGGTTTTTAGACCAAAAAGATGGCATGATTAAACAAATGAATGCACTTTCTAATATGGGTCTAATAAGCTGTTTCATTGGTATGCTCACAGATTCTAGAAGCTTTCTTTCTTTTCCTAGACATGACTATTTCAGACGTATTTTGTGTAATCTTTTTGGTGATGAAATTGAACGTGGAGAATTACCTAATGATATGGATTGGATTGGTAAAATTGTAGCAGACATAAGCTATAACAATGCAAAAGAATATTTCAATTTCTAA
- a CDS encoding MFS transporter: protein MTSKIGKYRWTICGLIFFATTVNYLDRAVISLLKPYLTSAFNWNEEEAIKNYANIEIAFKIAYALGMTFAGKVIDKLGTKIGYALATTLWSIAAICHAFATGTFGFSVARIFLGITEAGNFPAAIKATAEWFPKKERALATGIFNSGSNIGAIVAPLTVPFIAEKWGWQWAFILTGAVGFIWLILWFIYYEIPTKQAKLTKEEYDYILSSEENSEEDNSGSENQNFSWLSLFKFKQTWAFALGKLLTDPIWWFYLFWLPDFLDKQYHLKGTEVALPVALVYIISSFGSIGGGWLPMFLINNGMSSFMARKKSMLIYAFLVIPIIFSQILGNINMWFAVIVIGIAAAAHQAWSANIFTTVSDMFPKNTTASVTGIGGMFGGLGGILLSALIQKKLFVYYESIGQIEIGYYIMFVICGLAYLSAWIIMHFLVPRFNKVTI, encoded by the coding sequence ATGACGAGTAAAATTGGAAAATACAGGTGGACTATTTGTGGACTCATTTTTTTTGCCACAACAGTTAATTATCTTGACCGAGCTGTAATAAGTCTATTAAAACCTTACTTGACATCGGCATTCAATTGGAATGAAGAGGAAGCCATTAAAAACTATGCCAATATTGAAATAGCTTTTAAAATCGCTTATGCATTAGGAATGACTTTTGCAGGGAAAGTGATCGATAAATTAGGAACAAAAATAGGTTATGCATTAGCAACAACGCTCTGGAGTATTGCTGCAATATGCCATGCTTTTGCCACTGGAACATTTGGCTTTAGTGTTGCTAGAATCTTTCTAGGAATTACAGAAGCAGGGAACTTTCCTGCCGCCATCAAAGCAACCGCGGAATGGTTTCCAAAAAAAGAGAGAGCGCTTGCAACTGGTATTTTCAACTCAGGGAGTAACATAGGCGCAATTGTTGCACCATTAACCGTTCCTTTTATTGCTGAAAAATGGGGATGGCAATGGGCTTTTATTCTCACAGGAGCCGTTGGTTTTATTTGGTTAATTTTATGGTTTATTTATTATGAAATTCCAACAAAACAGGCTAAACTAACTAAAGAAGAATACGATTACATCCTTTCAAGCGAAGAGAATTCTGAAGAGGATAATAGTGGTTCAGAAAACCAAAACTTTTCTTGGTTAAGCTTATTCAAATTCAAACAAACTTGGGCATTTGCTTTAGGTAAACTTCTTACAGATCCAATCTGGTGGTTTTATTTATTTTGGTTGCCAGATTTTCTGGACAAACAATATCATCTCAAAGGCACAGAAGTTGCACTTCCAGTTGCATTAGTATATATAATAAGTAGTTTTGGAAGTATCGGCGGAGGTTGGCTTCCAATGTTCCTTATTAACAACGGAATGTCATCTTTTATGGCGAGAAAAAAGAGTATGCTGATCTATGCTTTTTTAGTTATCCCAATCATATTTTCACAAATTCTAGGAAATATTAACATGTGGTTTGCCGTAATTGTTATTGGTATAGCAGCAGCTGCACATCAAGCTTGGAGTGCTAATATTTTTACCACAGTTTCAGATATGTTCCCAAAAAACACGACAGCATCAGTAACAGGAATTGGCGGTATGTTTGGTGGTTTAGGAGGTATTTTACTCTCTGCCTTAATTCAAAAAAAACTATTTGTGTACTATGAAAGTATTGGTCAAATAGAAATTGGTTACTACATCATGTTTGTTATTTGTGGCCTAGCTTACCTAAGTGCTTGGATTATAATGCACTTTTTAGTCCCTAGATTTAATAAAGTTACTATTTAA